A single window of Microplitis demolitor isolate Queensland-Clemson2020A chromosome 7, iyMicDemo2.1a, whole genome shotgun sequence DNA harbors:
- the LOC103579584 gene encoding glutamate receptor ionotropic, kainate 2 — protein MAFSIGIIFIALASIAHTLPTPIKIGAIFHDGEEANYEAMKKALTTINEENVAPSFKLEPIIKWVNSSTDSFKTSLAACSLVEEGVAAIFGPGNPHTRNIVSSIASKFQIPHIEYSFRRMDDVEDSYNTVRAYPDSEKISDALAVMLDAMSWSQYTILYETDDGLSRLQKLLWKHGPKDSPVTVRQLKPTYEKYSSEPNFRPLLKEVEKSTDFDVIIDADPVHFTTIVKQMHEVKLLRDYYNYFITSLHIAKEEMLPALNGTEANVTAIQIIADESYELPTVESAVLFDSVLLFHEALEVLQKRLKINGHHLLTIKPEALSCADTETKFEAGLNLTELMREISSSGRTTGLMKFDENGGRTFEIKFQEYRLNKVFESATWIDGALTVMRTEKDREQSVSQAIEQRHFTVTTKVGEPWIIPVQDGSLRGIQIEDKRYEGYAVDLIYEIAEICKFKYTFQLVPDKQFGTLDENTKQWNGMIGQLLNREADLAVCDFTITKERENVVDFTMPFMNLGISILYLSPEDKEPELFSFLSPFSADVWIYMATAYLAVSMMLFIQARMAPAEWHNPHPCVSEPEELENNFSFKNCLWGTLGSLMQQGCDTPPTAGSIRTIAGFWWFFVLIMVSSYMANLAAFLTAVKMGVTINNIEELAAQSKIKYGSLGKGSTAAFFRDSNVTTYQKMWQTMTDAKPSVFVSSNAEGVDRVLKGKYLYAFLMESTAIEYAAERDCNLMQVGSLLDNKGYGIALPPNSPYRTALSLAILQLQEKGTLRELKDKWWLKDSKNCTRSEPDDGALTIAHVGGVFLVLGTGIVASIIVSITEFLWNIRKVAVEEKITPQEALKAELRFAINLSQDTKPVRVSQSTSRSTSSEGSSGTNRFTRAASAAKSFLRLDIIDKIESQSKKESTPTSKSNKIKV, from the exons GAGCTATTTTCCATGATGGTGAGGAAGCAAACTACGAAGCTATGAAAAAAGCACTTACGACTATAAATGAAGAAAATGTAGCGCCGAGTTTTAAACTCGAACCGATCATAAAATGGGTAAACTCAAGCACCGACAGCTTCAAGACATCGCTTGCAG catGTAGTCTAGTGGAAGAAGGTGTTGCCGCGATATTCGGCCCTGGTAATCCTCATACACGCAATATTGTCTCGAGTATCGCatcgaaatttcaaattcctCATATTGAGTATTCATTCCGGCGTATGGACGACGTTGAAGATTCTTATAATACCGTTCGCGCTTATCCCGACAGCGAAAAAATTTccgat gCATTGGCTGTCATGCTGGACGCTATGAGCTGGTCGCAGTACACGATTTTATACGAAACAGACGACGGATTGTCACGACTGCAGAAACTTTTGTGGAAACACGGGCCCAAAGACTCGCCGGTGACAGTCCGTCAACTGAAACCGACAtacgaaaaatattcaagtgaACCAAACTTCCGGCCGCTGTTGAAAGAAGTCGAAAAATCGACGGACTTCGATGTCATTATTGATGCTGATCCAGTACATTTTACTACCATTGTTAAACAAATGCACGAAGTTAAATTACTACGtgactattataattatttcattacgtCACTG catataGCAAAGGAAGAAATGCTTCCTGCACTCAATGGGACGGAAGCCAATGTCACAGCAATACAAATAATTGCTGACGAATCGTATGAATTACCGACG gtAGAGAGTGCAGTTCTCTTTGACTCTGTTTTACTTTTCCACGAGGCACTTGAGGTCCTGCAGAAACGTTTGAAGATCAACGGTCATCATCTATTGACCATTAAGCCCGAGGCACTTTCCTGCGCAGACACGGAAACTAAATTTGAAGCAGGTCTTAATTTGACCGAGTTGATGCGCGAG ATATCATCGAGTGGACGGACAACAGGTTTAATGAAATTCGACGAAAATGGTGGGAgaacatttgaaattaaatttcaagagTATCggttaaataaagtatttgaGTCGGCAACTTGGATCGATGGTGCATTGACTGTTATGAGAACGGAAAAGGATCGAGAGCAGTCAGTATCACAAGCTATTGAGCAACGGCATTTTACTGTAACAACTAaagtt gGTGAGCCATGGATCATTCCAGTTCAAGATGGGTCATTGCGCGGAATACAAATCGAAGATAAGAGATACGAAGGTTACGCTGTCGATTTAATTTACGAAATCGCCGAAATTTGTAAGTTCAAATACACATTTCAACTCGTTCCTGATAAACAATTTGGCACACTAGATGAAAACACTAAACAGTGGAACGGCATGATTGGGCAATTATTAAATCGA gAAGCAGATTTAGCCGTTTGTGATTTCACGATAACAAAAGAGCGTGAAAACGTTGTTGATTTTACAATGCCATTTATGAATCTTGGTATAAGTATATTATATCTTAGTCCTGAAGATAAAGAACCCgaacttttttcatttctatCTCCTTTTTCGGCGGATGTTTGGATTTATATGGCAACTGCTTATCTCGCTGTGTCTATGATGCTCTTCATACAAGCCAG AATGGCACCAGCTGAATGGCATAATCCACATCCATGCGTATCGGAGCCCGAGgaacttgaaaataatttcagttttaaaaattgtctatGGGGAACCTTAGGCTCACTTATGCAGCAGGGTTGTGACACACCTCCAAC agCTGGATCAATACGCACGATTGCCGGCTTCTGGTGGttctttgttttaattatggtATCGTCATACATGGCGAATCTGGCGGCTTTTTTGACGGCTGTTAAAATGGGCGTgactataaataatattgaagaaCTCGCTGcacaatcaaaaattaaatatgggTCTTTGGGAAAGGGATCGACTGCTGCGTTTTTccga GACTCGAATGTCACGACGTACCAAAAAATGTGGCAAACAATGACGGACGCAAAGCCCAGCGTATTTGTGAGCAGCAATGCTGAGGGAGTCGATCGTGTATTGAAGGGAAAATATCTGTATGCATTTTTAATGGAATCCACGGCTATTGAGTACGCCGCCGAGAGAGACTGTAATTTAATGCAAGTCGGATCTCTATTGGACAATAAAGGATACGGAATAGCTTTACCGCCAA ACTCTCCGTACCGTACAGCATTGAGCTTAGCAATATTGCAGCTTCAGGAGAAAGGGACTCTAAGAGAATTAAAAGATAAGTGGTGGTTGAAAGACAGTAAAAATTGTACACGCAGTGAGCCAGATGATGGCGCATTGACGATAGCACATGTCGGTGGTGTGTTTTTGGTTCTTGGGACTGGTATTGTTGCATCGATTATTGTTAGTATTACGGAATTTTTATGGAACATACGTAAAGTTGCTGTTGAAGAAAAA ataACTCCACAGGAAGCACTGAAGGCTGAATTAAGATTTGCAATAAATCTATCACAAGACACTAAGCCCGTCCGAGTATCTCAAAGTACAAGTAGAAGTACATCAAGTGAGGGGTCATCTGGGACGAATAGATTTACAAGAGCAGCGTCAGCTGCCAAATCATTTTTACGTCTcgatattattgataaaattgagTCACAAAGCAAAAAAGAAAGTACTCCTACTagcaaaagtaataaaataaaagtataa